GTGCAGAAGGCAGCAGTtccttgcactcgacttcaaggttgatctcaggtattcgatcggaaaccttttcccttccttccaggtttcctatcgttgcctcgattatatcgtGATGGTATGATCCATTAGGATTATGATCAATTatcgatccatccatgtaacatgatcttccagatggcaatactaaggttccgtcaatccaagactgtgctgatggCAGCAGTTGACCTCAAagttcgtctcaggtatcccatcggaaacttcttcccttcctttcaggtttcctatcgtcgccgcctcgattataccgcgatggtatgagctgctcccatcctaaaccattctcccatcaccttaagtgtcatagccgttcaatctgtatgtcaatgggtcggatatctagaatagtctccagtgccctagtgggcgtggttctcatcgctccgtctatgccaagacaacataatccctgaacctgttgtatgatccttatgttgcacgttttctccatagcagtccactactgaggcttaagtaagtatcggtctaatcacgctcctgtagagccagtggactatcctcggccgaactttgcacgattTTACCtgtttgaattcagaaatacattcttcgGGGATTTGATAGCTGgctggttgtctgagaagatatttatgccaatcgtcgttgtgACATtacagccattccaccacttcttaatGTGCAAGGATCACCGattgatatacactgcagtggttgggtaaccttctCAATATGATcagtccaagttcttcagagtaaaGAGTGAGGTTAGAGCCGCTTTCCCAAGTTAGACAGATAGATCATTAAATGAAATAACCAcattgctttgttttttttttgtatttatttttaatagacACTTGAACAATGCGTACGCTTGGCATATGCAAACATACAGATAAATATGTACAAAAATATACAGCAACATAATtcgaaacaaaatataaaatacagGAGACATATAaggttttaacttaaaaaaaattacaaacaaaacAGGGAAATAAAATCAGAACACATCGACGATGATTTTTATTTACAAGCAAAACTAACACTGAAGTCTTTAGGCAAGAAAATTAAGTCAAATATTGGTATTGTCAGAGAGTTAGTAgcaatcgttgttgttgttgttgttttagttggATTTATTTGAACTTGCTTCACTGTTTGCCTGCAACAAATGCTTAACTAAAATCTACGCAATCCACCGCTAATGGGCGATTGTAATGGGGAACCATGGCCAAAATGCAAAGCACTCGCTCTGGCCATCTCAGAGCGGGTACGCGCTTCATTAGCATTCGCACGTATCATTTCATTGCTAATGTAGCCCAAGGAACCCGAACCCAAATGTATCTTTCCGTCGGCTAGACGTACCAAACCCAGACCTCCGGAGCCCAAAGAGATTTGATTGTCTTTGCTGGCCGATAGGCTTTGTTGTGCCAGAATATTGATATTGGCTCTAGAATCGATTTGTACACCTGGATAAGCAGGAGCAGTAGCACCTGTGCCTGTTGCTCCAAATTGCGCCCGGAAATCATCGCGCACAGCAGGAGCCAAATAGGGTTCTGTATTTTGTTTAAGATCATTATCAATGATTTCAATAACCGCATATTGCTTAAGAGGGCGACCATCAAAGGGATTCTGTTCCACGGGCAGAGGGTGAATGACGGCAGTTCCACCGAAAGGTACTCGCAAAGGTTGTGTGGTATGTCCTGCAATTCCACTAGCGGTTGGGGGTGTAAAAGTTCCCAGTAACAGTCCACTTTCACCTGTTCGCGGAGCATGGGTGCTAAAGGTACCACCTGATCCAGAAATTCCATATGATGAGGGTCCCGTTGGTGGAGGTGGTTGGTTGTAAATACCTTGAGATGATGGTCTATATTGCTGGGCAATTTTACCCACACCAAATGCAGGACCACTGGGGGGAATATATGTTGGACCAGGATGTGTTACTGCTGCCGTGGGATGAGTCTGGAATAATGCCTGTTGATTGACCGTTACCTTAGGCCGGCCAGTTGGCAGAGCCGGTAGATTGGGTACTGCTGGCAGCGGCTTAATTGTGGGTAATGGAGGAAAATAATGACCACCAGATGATCCAGAAGATGTGGGCTGTTGATATGAATGGCCTTCATTTATGGGCCGCGCCGGTCTTTCATAGGTGTATTGGCAACTGACCAAGGCGAAAGATGCACCCAGCGCCACAAAGACTAATGCATTCAATCGAAACATATCTGgaaatataaaaagtaaaaataaatctTAGTTATGGAGGTTGTATTTCGTTTTAaaagatataaataaaaatttagcatTGGCAGAGTCTAGGCCTTCGTTTACAACCAAATAATACTGACATTCTGACAGCCTGAAAGTTACAcgcaacgacttctgcagaagctgtgacaTCGACGAAGCAGAGATTATAGAACATATGCTATTTGTGTGccccccgcactggcagtcagaaggagttccatctaaggttctcatttctttgagaacttgtctggtttagcggatgtaaacattcacaAATTGTAGGGTTTTTTAAAGTGTCCTGTATGGATCtggaacggtaggaactagaaggcatattcatTTTCCTGTTCCTGTAGtttcacaatagacgaaaatgTCACTTAAACGTTAAATACCTTGCTctctacacagataaaaataatttaaaaaaaaacaacaacttttgttgcAAAATctacgacgaaatttgttatttttcctgcaacaatttattttaaatctcaacgacccaagtTTAAATATGTTGTTGAAAGACACTCGCAAGCcaacaaataacaaaaacaacaacaatattattcaaaagcaaaacaaacaagtaaaagcgtgctaagttcggccgggccgaatcttatatacatccCTATAAGGAtgtatatggtccggtttggagcacaattaaattatatcttggagaccggtgtaaaatgtcagccaattcgtacaagaattgcgccctttgggggctcaagatgtaaaatagagaagtcgatttatataggagctgtatcgggccatagacgattcagacaataaaaaaacacgtatgttgatggtcatgagagaattcgtcgtacaaaatttcaggcaaatcggataagaattgcgcactctagaagctcaagaagacaagacccaagatcggttaatatggcagctatatcaggttatggaccgatttgaaccatacttggcgcagttattggatatcataacaaaacacgtcgtacaaattttattccaatcggataagaattgcgcactctagaggctgaagaagtcaagacccaagttcggtttatatggcagctatatcaggttatggaccgatttaaaccatacttggcacagttgttggatagcataacaaaacacgtcgtgcaaaattttattccaatcggataagaattgcgcactctagaggctcaagaagtcaagacccaagatcggtttatatggcagctatatcaggttttggaccgatttgaaccatacttggcacagttgttggatatcataacaaaaagcgtcgagacggcgcaattcttatcccatttggctcaaaattcgtatgaggtgttttgttatgagaaccaacaactgtgcttagtatggttcaaatcggcccttgacttcttgagcctctagagggcgcaattcttatccgatttggctgaaattttacaatgacatttactatgatctccaaaattcaattcgattatggtccaattgcgtagcaattcttttcaattatcccttgtttgcctaaaaacaggaaaagacccgagaaggacaaatcaacacctaccacttctttgttgacttcaaagccgccttcgatactcctttacgttcaaaggtatttcaagccatgtctgagtttggtatc
The Stomoxys calcitrans chromosome 3, idStoCalc2.1, whole genome shotgun sequence genome window above contains:
- the LOC106081656 gene encoding uncharacterized protein LOC106081656, with the translated sequence MFRLNALVFVALGASFALVSCQYTYERPARPINEGHSYQQPTSSGSSGGHYFPPLPTIKPLPAVPNLPALPTGRPKVTVNQQALFQTHPTAAVTHPGPTYIPPSGPAFGVGKIAQQYRPSSQGIYNQPPPPTGPSSYGISGSGGTFSTHAPRTGESGLLLGTFTPPTASGIAGHTTQPLRVPFGGTAVIHPLPVEQNPFDGRPLKQYAVIEIIDNDLKQNTEPYLAPAVRDDFRAQFGATGTGATAPAYPGVQIDSRANINILAQQSLSASKDNQISLGSGGLGLVRLADGKIHLGSGSLGYISNEMIRANANEARTRSEMARASALHFGHGSPLQSPISGGLRRF